One window from the genome of Dyadobacter sp. CECT 9275 encodes:
- a CDS encoding DNA modification system-associated small protein, which produces MINKGLDTTFIHFGIRKDDMEIIKNLCDEQGLGFEWLEENILKEFHNLKINNEDIDSKKIEKIIEKALNKI; this is translated from the coding sequence ATGATAAACAAAGGACTAGATACAACATTCATTCATTTTGGTATTCGTAAAGACGATATGGAAATAATCAAAAATCTTTGTGATGAACAAGGATTAGGCTTTGAATGGCTAGAGGAGAATATACTAAAAGAGTTCCACAATCTTAAAATCAATAACGAAGATATTGACAGCAAAAAGATTGAAAAAATTATCGAAAAGGCTTTAAACAAAATATAA
- a CDS encoding DEAD/DEAH box helicase, with translation MIHLKNYQDEAVIDLSQKLLKLLKRPNARQNLVFKAPTGSGKTVMMASLLNKFCEELPERYELEKRKAAFIWIAPNKLYIQSYNSLKGYFAEMRSIKPIFFEDVTDNELQPNEVLFVNWESINKEKNTMIRENESNKNLYSFINKAKLNDTEIIVIIDEEHMFANTKTAKRANEVLQKIYPKIEIRVSATPTTNSDYRTLVERQDVIAEEMIKEGIILNPALDTIVQQGRSLEEILLEQALAKREELRQAYESLGVKINPLLLIQLPNDTSDNNTADDEKYIDVVLQNLEVKYNITVNNNKLAVWLSGRKDNIEDIEKPDNMVEVLLFKQAIALGWDCPRAGVLLIFRELKSTTFTIQTVGRILRMPEQKHYPNPLLNQGYVFTNLSKNQIEIVKDDMSYITMNKARRIEDYVPVQLNSTYINTRIVRNRLGATFRKALYEIAELNWELKREMGSDHFFETNKQLLKKRFINTDINTIEIVIPENVLLTGEEQTKLVTETARFAKTPSELARLFKDFCRALTAPYAAVDSTPVLEGGMKYFFEDYFGIIEYDAIKIMLYDQNQPIFIELIEKAKERYQEMQEHKANNATKDVQNYQWEVPIERIYNELYEEKEAVQRHALEPFYEYNRASKPEVKFAEFLEENKGNLHWWYKNGEKAKEHFAVPYIDYLGKQSLFYVDFVILSKSNVSCLFDTKTAGSDPANAHLKHNALVNFIAERNGKGLKTIGGILIEKSPNNVSTWWYCNNKITNTKDTAGWDMFNPISL, from the coding sequence ATGATACACTTAAAAAATTACCAAGACGAAGCAGTCATTGATCTTTCACAAAAATTGCTTAAGTTATTAAAACGACCAAATGCTAGGCAGAACCTAGTTTTCAAAGCACCAACGGGTTCAGGTAAAACAGTAATGATGGCATCTTTATTAAATAAGTTTTGCGAAGAATTACCAGAACGCTACGAATTAGAAAAACGCAAAGCAGCTTTTATCTGGATTGCTCCAAACAAATTATACATACAAAGCTATAATTCTTTGAAAGGATATTTTGCTGAAATGCGTTCCATAAAACCTATTTTCTTTGAGGATGTTACAGATAATGAATTGCAACCTAATGAAGTTTTGTTTGTCAATTGGGAAAGCATCAACAAAGAGAAAAACACAATGATTAGGGAAAATGAAAGCAATAAAAACCTATATAGTTTCATTAACAAAGCCAAATTAAACGATACAGAAATTATTGTAATTATTGATGAAGAACATATGTTCGCCAATACCAAAACAGCAAAAAGAGCAAATGAAGTATTGCAAAAAATATATCCAAAAATAGAAATTCGGGTTTCTGCTACACCAACCACAAATAGCGATTATAGAACTTTGGTAGAACGACAAGATGTAATTGCCGAAGAAATGATAAAAGAAGGCATTATTCTAAATCCTGCATTAGATACCATCGTACAACAAGGTCGCTCATTAGAAGAAATTTTATTAGAACAAGCGTTAGCAAAAAGAGAAGAATTACGCCAAGCGTATGAAAGTTTAGGGGTTAAAATTAATCCACTTTTACTAATACAATTACCAAACGATACTAGCGATAACAATACAGCCGATGATGAAAAATACATTGATGTAGTATTGCAGAATTTAGAGGTTAAATATAATATTACGGTTAATAACAATAAACTGGCAGTTTGGTTATCAGGCAGAAAAGACAATATAGAGGATATTGAAAAACCCGATAATATGGTTGAAGTTTTGCTATTCAAACAAGCCATAGCATTAGGTTGGGATTGTCCACGAGCAGGAGTGTTATTAATTTTCAGGGAATTAAAAAGTACCACATTCACCATTCAAACCGTAGGTAGAATTCTGCGTATGCCAGAACAAAAACATTATCCAAATCCGTTATTAAATCAAGGATATGTTTTTACCAATTTAAGTAAAAATCAAATCGAAATCGTAAAAGATGATATGAGTTATATCACAATGAACAAAGCACGTAGAATAGAAGATTATGTGCCAGTTCAATTGAATTCTACTTATATCAATACTAGAATAGTTCGTAATCGTTTAGGAGCTACTTTCAGAAAAGCATTATACGAAATTGCAGAATTAAATTGGGAATTAAAAAGAGAAATGGGTTCAGACCATTTTTTTGAAACCAATAAACAATTATTAAAAAAACGTTTCATAAACACGGATATAAATACAATTGAAATTGTTATTCCGGAAAATGTACTATTAACTGGGGAAGAGCAAACAAAATTAGTTACTGAAACGGCACGTTTTGCAAAAACGCCAAGTGAATTGGCTCGATTATTCAAAGATTTTTGTAGAGCATTAACAGCACCTTATGCAGCGGTAGATAGTACGCCAGTTTTGGAAGGTGGTATGAAATACTTTTTTGAAGACTACTTCGGAATTATAGAATATGATGCTATTAAAATAATGTTGTATGACCAAAACCAACCCATCTTCATTGAGTTAATAGAAAAGGCAAAAGAGCGTTATCAGGAAATGCAAGAGCATAAAGCAAACAACGCTACAAAAGATGTTCAAAATTATCAATGGGAAGTGCCAATTGAAAGAATTTACAATGAGTTATATGAGGAAAAAGAAGCAGTACAAAGACACGCTTTAGAACCGTTTTATGAATACAACAGGGCATCAAAACCCGAAGTTAAGTTTGCAGAGTTTTTAGAAGAAAACAAAGGAAATCTTCATTGGTGGTACAAAAATGGAGAAAAAGCCAAAGAACATTTTGCAGTACCTTATATTGATTATTTGGGCAAACAAAGTCTTTTTTATGTCGATTTTGTAATATTGAGTAAATCTAATGTTTCTTGTTTATTTGATACAAAAACGGCAGGAAGTGATCCTGCAAATGCACATTTAAAACACAATGCTTTAGTAAATTTTATTGCAGAAAGAAACGGTAAAGGATTAAAAACTATTGGTGGAATATTGATTGAAAAATCGCCTAATAATGTATCAACTTGGTGGTATTGCAACAATAAAATAACCAACACAAAAGATACAGCAGGTTGGGATATGTTTAATCCAATTTCATTATAA
- a CDS encoding site-specific DNA-methyltransferase: MIEGDNLHALTALTFTHEGKIDVIYIDPPYNTGNKDFKYHDTFKDEAQFVEKEHPFRHSTWLSFMSKRLKIAKNLLNNKGIMFISIDDNEFCQLKMLCDEVFGEYNCENIFTIKVRHENRILRQDIRYHQTTEYLLAYRKTNEFIPPRRTNEREVDNDYKYNINITKPPQKIEFIGGYEVEIYDTESYTLVQTNPGEGDLKSYSIRGSLITQSGSASEFYENNLRIKKDLDGYKTLYKVINMGTRGDGLGYRFIMQPPNKNVKNGTYFQGKPIKSKSDTGLPYPNFFDFVNEFNTVGYEGGVDFKNGKKPLDFLSKVFELANLSNESIVLDFFGGSGSTLHSVMQLNKKFNFNNKCIIVTNNENNICEEVTYVRIKNAIQGYENSKGGFEESLKNNNLRYYKSESVSREKTLKNKKELTILSTELLCIKENCYIPISTFKGIKQSQISIFADAKSQMMIIYDDIYIEDSIDIIKQLKTEKKNNNPIKVYVFSNGQYPYTEDFEEVLDCITLCSLPDAIYKAYQNVLPKIKREIIPILEDDIEEEKDLFNNEND, translated from the coding sequence TTGATTGAAGGCGACAACTTACACGCTCTTACTGCTCTAACTTTTACCCACGAAGGTAAAATTGATGTAATCTATATTGATCCACCATATAATACTGGTAATAAGGATTTTAAATACCACGACACTTTTAAAGACGAAGCTCAATTTGTTGAAAAGGAACATCCATTTAGACATTCTACTTGGTTGAGTTTTATGTCTAAAAGACTAAAAATAGCTAAAAACCTATTGAATAATAAAGGAATAATGTTTATCTCTATTGATGACAATGAATTCTGTCAGTTAAAGATGTTATGTGACGAAGTTTTTGGAGAATATAACTGCGAAAATATTTTTACTATTAAAGTAAGACACGAAAATAGAATATTAAGGCAAGACATTAGGTATCATCAAACTACTGAATACTTATTAGCTTACAGAAAAACGAATGAATTTATTCCACCAAGAAGAACTAATGAAAGAGAAGTTGATAACGATTATAAATACAATATAAATATTACTAAACCACCACAAAAAATTGAATTTATTGGCGGTTATGAAGTTGAGATATACGATACAGAATCTTATACTTTAGTTCAAACAAATCCTGGAGAAGGTGATTTAAAATCATATTCTATTCGAGGCTCATTAATTACACAAAGCGGCTCTGCTTCAGAGTTTTATGAGAATAACCTAAGAATCAAAAAAGACTTAGATGGATACAAAACATTGTATAAGGTCATTAATATGGGTACAAGAGGCGATGGATTAGGATATAGATTTATTATGCAACCGCCTAATAAAAATGTTAAAAATGGCACTTATTTTCAAGGAAAACCAATTAAATCAAAATCTGACACTGGACTGCCTTATCCTAATTTTTTTGACTTTGTAAATGAATTTAATACCGTTGGATATGAGGGCGGTGTTGATTTTAAAAACGGTAAAAAACCTTTAGATTTTTTGAGTAAAGTTTTTGAATTAGCAAATTTATCAAATGAATCAATAGTTTTAGACTTCTTTGGAGGTTCAGGTTCTACTTTACACTCAGTGATGCAACTAAACAAAAAATTCAATTTTAATAACAAATGCATTATTGTTACTAATAATGAAAATAATATTTGTGAAGAAGTAACTTATGTACGAATAAAAAATGCTATCCAAGGATATGAAAATTCAAAAGGTGGGTTTGAAGAAAGTTTAAAAAATAATAATTTGCGTTATTACAAAAGTGAATCTGTAAGTCGTGAAAAAACATTAAAAAATAAAAAAGAACTTACAATCTTATCGACAGAATTACTATGTATTAAAGAAAACTGTTATATTCCAATAAGTACATTTAAAGGTATAAAGCAATCTCAAATATCCATTTTTGCTGATGCGAAGTCACAGATGATGATTATTTATGATGACATATATATTGAAGATAGTATTGATATTATCAAACAACTTAAAACTGAAAAGAAAAATAATAATCCTATAAAAGTATATGTATTTAGCAACGGCCAATATCCATATACAGAAGATTTTGAAGAAGTTTTAGATTGTATCACATTATGTTCATTACCCGATGCTATATATAAAGCTTATCAAAATGTCCTTCCTAAAATAAAAAGAGAAATTATTCCAATTTTAGAAGATGATATTGAGGAAGAAAAAGATTTATTTAATAATGAAAATGACTAA